The following DNA comes from Corynebacterium atrinae.
TAGCCAATACGACGCCCGCCGACACCGCTGGGCCCATCACCCCACCAACCGTCAATCCGTTGGGGATCTGCGTAATGACCGATACCGCCGCGGCAAACAACACCGAGGCGACGCCCCGAATATCGTCCATCACCCGCAAGTAAAGGAAGAACAAAGAAAACACCAGATAGATGCCAACGGGGGCGACGAGCATCGCCAGGATCCATACCCCGGTTAGCGCCACCAGCCACAGCAACTGGGTGGTTTCTCGCCACCGCGGGAGCTGCGACGATCCGTAGAAATAGAGGACGGCAAATCCGGAGCACAGCAGCAGATTCAAGGCTGCCTCACCGAAGGGAAGACGGATGGAGCTGAGCAACGCCACAACCAACAGCAGCGCGGTAAGAATGTGGACTCCGTCGGTCAACACTTCCTCATCGGGGGCATAGGTGCGCTCCCGTGACTCTTCGCTGGTCTCCATGTACATGAGCCTACTCAGCGGATCCTCAATTTTTCATCATGCCCCAGTCGCATTATGGGTCGGCCATTCGTGAGATCCGTCGTGCATGGATAGGATCGGAACAGCGAATGGTGAGCAGGTCAGGTGGCCTTGCTCTCGACTACTGTGAGGATGGTTGACTCGACTGTGCTGGAACCGTTTATCTATCTGGTCTCCGGGGTCCTGAAGCTTTGGCACCTCCTGATCCACAACCTGCTGGGAGTCAACGACTCAACCGCCTGGGCACTCTCCCTGCTCGGCCTTGTGATTACCGTCCGCGGCCTCATCACACCGATTTCCTGGATCCAATACTTGTCCTCGCGGCGCTCCATTGTCATGCGTCCCGAGCTCGAGGCCCTCAACAAGGAGTATGAGTCTCGCACCGATAAGGAGTCGGTCGCGGAGTTGGAAGTCAAGCGCAAGGAACTGCGCCAACGCCACAATTACAATCCGATGGCCGGCTGCTTGCCCATGCTCATCCAGATTCCCATCTTCTTGGGGCTCTACCGCGTCGTCGTGCAGATGTCCCGACCCTCCGAGACCTTGGAAGTGCCAGAGGGCGCCTCCGTGGGATTGCTCAACGCCACAGAGATGCGATCATTCATCAACGCGGAGTTGTTCGGCTATCCCCTGCCTGCCTACGTGGCCATGTCTGAAGAACATCTCGCGGCCTTGGGAACCACCCGCAGTGAAGTCATGCAGTTCGTGTTGCCGACGTTGCTGCTGGCCGTCTTCTTCACCATGTTCAACCTCTTCCAGACCGTACGCCGGAACCGCTTGACCATGGATTGGTCCTCCAAGCTCTCCCGCGGTGCGAACAAGATGATCGTCTTTATGATCCCGTTCATCCCCGTCATGCTTATCAGCTTCGGCCTCACCGGCCAGGCCCCCGTGGCCATCATCGCCTACTGGTTTGCGAACAACCTGTGGACACTAGCCCAAACCTCCTACATCCGCTTCCGGATCGACCAGCTCATGCCCCTCTCTGATGTGCATCTTGCTGCTACCGATGAAGCGAAGGAGGCCTTCCTCAGCGACCTCCGGGAGCGGCGCGCCCACCGGAGGGCAGTGCGACGTCGAAAAGCAACCGGCGCCATTAAGCCGTGGAAGATCCCCGAGATTCGCCGAGAGCTCAAAGCTGAAAATGCAGAACGCCGCGAAAAGGCGACCGCCGAGAAGGCTGAACGAAAACGAATCAGGAAAGAACAGTCCGCCGCACGCACCGAACTCATCAAGGAAAAGAACGAGCGCAAGCGCCAAGCACGCCTAGCGAAGAAAAACCCTGACGCTGCGGCTAAATTGAATAATCCGCCGGAGGAGCCAGCAACATCTGACGAGCCAAATCCCGAGCCGTCTCCAACGGACTAACGTGCCGGACGAAACGGGCGCCCGCCAAGCCGCCGTCGAGGAAGATGAGCAACTGGTTCGCCTGCGTCGATGAGGGGTAGCCGTTCTTCGCGGTGAGGAGATCCGTCATCGTCTTGTGCATCCACGTCCGATGCGCCAGACAGGCAGCGATGATGCCCCGTTCGGAATCAGTTTCCGGCTTCGGGTACTCATTCGCGGCGTTTTGAAAGTGAGATCCACGGAAGTCTTTCGCGGGTTCCTCCGCGATAGCCATGTCAAAGAACGCGAGGATCTTGTCCTCTGCGTCGGCCATGTTCCTCGTTCTATCCTCCCACGCCTGCCGAGACTGCTCATCGAGCGCCTCCAAATAGGCGATGACCAACGCGTCCTTCGAACCAAACAGAGAATAAAGAGAAGCCTTGGCGACGTCCGCCTCCCGCAGGATGCGATCAATTCCGATGACCCGGATGCCCTCAGTGGAAAAAAGGTTCGTTGCCGAATCCAGAAGGCGCTGGCGCGGGCTAGGACGGTTGCGCCGGCGGGTAACAGTGGTCTTCTTTTTAGGTGTGCTGGGAGCCACGAAATAGCCGTCCTTCCAAGGGTCGAGGGGGAATGTGCGGTTGCTTCTACTCAATATAGACAAACCGGTACGTATAGCAAGCACGCACCCCCGGCCTTGGTGTCTCACGGCCCTCGCACTGGCCTCAGAAACGCCAGACGCCCGCCGCCCCCACAGGGAAGCAACGGGCGCTGAGGTGCTCGGTCTTACTTTCGGACCGCCTGCACAATAGAGAGCAGAATGACCGCTCCGAGGAGGCAGGTAAAGAAACTGAAAATCCATCCACCTGCAGCCACATCGAAGAAGAAGCCCAGCAGCCAGCCAATGAGGAGGCCACCCAGGACGCCAACAATGATGTTGAGCAGGATGCCCTGCTGGGCGTCGGTGCCCTTGATCTTGGAAGCAACCCAACCAGCGAGGCCGCCGATGATAATCCAACCCAAGAAACTCAGACCAGGCATTTTGTTCTCCTTCTCACGTTCGTTTCACTCAGCCAGCATTGGCGCCAACCGATATTGAGCTATGTCGGTCCCTGGCAGCTCACGTGAAAGTGCCATCCAGCGATCACATGTACAGCTTTGCATGGATAGGAAGGAAATGCACGTTTAAGCAAGTATCGTGACCGGATCGTTGTGACTATGCTTCCGAAACGTTTTGTTTTTCAGCGTCACCCTTGCTGTCAGTCTGGTTGTGAAGCTATTTCCCCCGCTTCTAAGGAGACGACCATGACCGTGACCATCCCACCCACAATCGAACAGGAATGGACAACTGAGCAGATGAGGGAACACGCCCTGGCCTACACAACCACCCGCCACGGGTACAAAGGCACCTACCTCGCCGTCCACGGTATTTCCCGCTTTCAGATGCGCCGGTTCGTGGCACTGACCGCCGACGGGGATCTTGCCACCGGGCGTGGACCACGTTTAACTGGCAGCATGACCACCGATGACGCCGCTGAAATCCGACGGCTGGAGGCAACCATCACCGACCTCACCGACAGACTCGCTACCGCCGAAGCCTGTGCTACTACCGCTGAGCATCAACGCGACACCCAAGCCGAGACGGATTCGGCGAGTATTACCGAACTTAAAGAAGTGATCGGCGCCTTGGGAAAAGCTATCGCCACCATGCAGGAAGCTGGCACGCGTGTCGACGTGGCGGAAAACAACTCACCCCAGCCGAGCACACAACCCTAGAACACCTGCAAGAGCAGGAAGAAGACATCCTCACGAAGCTACGTACTGCTGGGTGGACGAAGAAAAACGCCCTTGACCTGGTAGGCCTGTCGGAATCGACCTACCACTACCGCCACCGTCCCCGACCACGCGTAACCAACCCGATCCCGCATACACAGCGGTGCGGGTTAGTTCGACTCAGTGATCAGGAAAAGGACAAGATTCGCGCCCTGCTGACCGCCGGTAGGGCGGAAGGGTTAAGCGTGGCTGAGATCTACTGGCGTCACGTAGATGACCGGCGGGAACCCTACCTGGGATCACAGTCAAGTTTTTACCGTCTGGCCCGGATGATGCGCGCGTTCACACCGGTGCCACGGGCACGCACCCGCCCGGCACGCAGCCCGGTACCGCAGGTCACGGCGACGGGACCGGGGCAGGTGTTTGTGTGGGATGTGACCTGGATTCTAGGGAGCTTGGTCCGTCAGAAATGGGCACTGTATCAGGTCATGGATTTGTATTCGCGCAAGATCGTTGGATGGACAATCCAGCCTGGTGAAGACACCGTGATTGCTACCGACCTCATTGAGCAGTGCCTCGTTGATCAGGGGATCGGCACGGTGAAGATCGTGCATTCAGATAACGGGTCCATCATGACCAGCAAGGCCATGACTGCCCTGCTGGGGAGGTACAACGTGACTCAATCGTTGATCCGTCCGTCGGTGAGCAACGATAACCCGCAGTGTGAGTCATTGCACC
Coding sequences within:
- a CDS encoding TetR/AcrR family transcriptional regulator, translated to MAPSTPKKKTTVTRRRNRPSPRQRLLDSATNLFSTEGIRVIGIDRILREADVAKASLYSLFGSKDALVIAYLEALDEQSRQAWEDRTRNMADAEDKILAFFDMAIAEEPAKDFRGSHFQNAANEYPKPETDSERGIIAACLAHRTWMHKTMTDLLTAKNGYPSSTQANQLLIFLDGGLAGARFVRHVSPLETARDLARQMLLAPPADYSI
- the yidC gene encoding membrane protein insertase YidC, giving the protein MVDSTVLEPFIYLVSGVLKLWHLLIHNLLGVNDSTAWALSLLGLVITVRGLITPISWIQYLSSRRSIVMRPELEALNKEYESRTDKESVAELEVKRKELRQRHNYNPMAGCLPMLIQIPIFLGLYRVVVQMSRPSETLEVPEGASVGLLNATEMRSFINAELFGYPLPAYVAMSEEHLAALGTTRSEVMQFVLPTLLLAVFFTMFNLFQTVRRNRLTMDWSSKLSRGANKMIVFMIPFIPVMLISFGLTGQAPVAIIAYWFANNLWTLAQTSYIRFRIDQLMPLSDVHLAATDEAKEAFLSDLRERRAHRRAVRRRKATGAIKPWKIPEIRRELKAENAERREKATAEKAERKRIRKEQSAARTELIKEKNERKRQARLAKKNPDAAAKLNNPPEEPATSDEPNPEPSPTD
- a CDS encoding GlsB/YeaQ/YmgE family stress response membrane protein, whose product is MPGLSFLGWIIIGGLAGWVASKIKGTDAQQGILLNIIVGVLGGLLIGWLLGFFFDVAAGGWIFSFFTCLLGAVILLSIVQAVRK
- a CDS encoding DDE-type integrase/transposase/recombinase, with the protein product MAEIYWRHVDDRREPYLGSQSSFYRLARMMRAFTPVPRARTRPARSPVPQVTATGPGQVFVWDVTWILGSLVRQKWALYQVMDLYSRKIVGWTIQPGEDTVIATDLIEQCLVDQGIGTVKIVHSDNGSIMTSKAMTALLGRYNVTQSLIRPSVSNDNPQCESLHRTVKRHRLALEVYTDITQAYETIAAVIEAYNTTDHHSGIASFTPEEVFTGEWVATLEHRRRRKGVYYRDHRQRFHAPPKVWTVPHAVTINLAKPPEEFVLAQ